From a single Asticcacaulis sp. MM231 genomic region:
- a CDS encoding reverse transcriptase family protein, whose product MSRWRSQLYKSEGLKKGIDPSILDNAIVTAEITLGSNPNLPPILTLRHLAHLTGIDYGFLRHVISRANENPYRVFRIGKRPAYNGELRFRTIAIPDPRLMVVQRWINRQILQQLTVHDASVAYSSGDRLVDAAKIHCGCNWLIKLDVRNFFESINEIAVYNVFLQAGYQPLISFELTRLCTRLGGVSPLRSTKRWTRNLDAPAIITSYINGRMGHLPQGAPTSPMLANLAVKKFDRVVTAIAKRIGVTYTRYADDLTFSTKDRAFTGTQSRKLIGEVYAALGAFGLSPNITKAQVSPPGGRKVVLGLIVSGDTPKLKRDFKSNMRRHLHYLSDPLYGPASHAREREFTSIVGMRNHIQGLITFANQIEPDYGAACQLAFDKVIWPF is encoded by the coding sequence ATGTCTAGGTGGCGCTCTCAACTTTATAAGTCGGAAGGTCTGAAAAAGGGCATTGATCCGTCAATTTTAGACAACGCTATTGTCACTGCGGAAATTACGCTTGGTTCAAATCCGAACCTTCCACCGATACTGACGCTTCGACATTTAGCCCATTTAACTGGAATCGATTACGGTTTTCTTAGGCACGTAATTTCTCGGGCAAATGAGAACCCATATCGGGTGTTCCGCATAGGTAAGCGGCCAGCCTACAATGGCGAATTAAGGTTCAGAACAATCGCCATTCCTGATCCTCGGTTGATGGTGGTTCAACGATGGATCAACAGGCAAATTTTACAGCAGTTGACAGTGCATGATGCGAGTGTCGCCTATTCGTCCGGGGACAGGTTAGTGGACGCCGCCAAAATACATTGCGGTTGCAACTGGCTAATTAAACTGGATGTGCGCAATTTTTTTGAATCGATAAATGAAATCGCCGTTTACAATGTCTTTCTTCAGGCGGGGTATCAGCCGCTAATCTCGTTCGAGTTGACACGGCTTTGTACAAGGTTGGGCGGCGTTTCGCCGTTAAGATCTACAAAGCGTTGGACGCGCAACTTGGACGCGCCGGCTATAATTACCTCGTACATCAATGGTCGCATGGGACACTTGCCTCAAGGCGCCCCAACGAGTCCTATGCTAGCAAATCTGGCCGTGAAAAAGTTTGATCGAGTTGTTACGGCCATCGCCAAACGTATCGGCGTCACTTACACCCGATACGCTGATGACCTAACTTTTTCCACTAAGGACCGGGCATTCACTGGTACACAAAGCCGAAAGCTTATTGGCGAAGTTTATGCGGCTTTAGGAGCTTTTGGATTGTCGCCGAACATCACAAAAGCACAGGTTTCTCCACCAGGAGGTCGCAAAGTTGTGCTTGGCCTAATTGTCAGCGGCGATACGCCCAAATTAAAACGTGATTTCAAAAGCAATATGCGCCGACACCTACATTATCTAAGCGACCCACTTTACGGCCCTGCAAGTCATGCACGCGAGCGTGAATTCACATCCATCGTAGGCATGAGAAACCATATCCAAGGGCTCATTACGTTTGCCAATCAAATTGAGCCTGACTACGGCGCCGCCTGCCAATTGGCATTCGATAAGGTGATCTGGCCCTTTTAG
- the traA gene encoding Ti-type conjugative transfer relaxase TraA — MAIYHLSMKTVSRASGRSAVGAAAYRSGIRLTNERDGVTHDYTRKGGIEHSEIVLPEGSTAEWARDRETLWNAAEFAEKRKDARVAREIEVALPHELTGEQRLELVREFSQSLSDRYGVAVDFALHTPDQDMDIRNHHAHILFTTRQVTEEGLGEKTDLERENKWLKARELPTTDEQLKALRVEWEETANLHLARAGHDIRIDHRSHQDRGLEIEPTQHVGVHATQMDRQGKEVERERLAEEARARNAELIRENPDQVLTLITGEKSVFDRRDVARTLHRYINDDPSEYQALYSKVMASDELVRIADGADGVRYSTREMVELETGMARDVSAMSGRSKHSVRDSHVARAINGQDEAIRRGIAAGLPDDLAADQRARLLQGVGMSDEQRDAVRHITGDAQVSVVVGFAGAGKSTLLAAAKDAWEAGGYTVHGAALAGKAVAGLEESAGIEGRTLASWEMRWKMGTAQLGPRDVMVIDEAGMVGSRQLARFVSEAERTGAKLVLVGDHEQLQAIGAGAPFRAIAEEVGYASVEDIRRQRQDWQKEASRAFATERTEEGLSAYEQRGHVHLKADQDAARAGLVRDYVDDVEARPDGTRAAMAHRRVDVHALNESIREELKGRGYLQGHELAYTTENGERQFTAGDRIVFLQNNRDMDVKNGTLGTAAS; from the coding sequence ATGGCGATTTATCATCTGAGCATGAAAACCGTCTCCCGTGCATCGGGCCGCTCGGCCGTGGGCGCGGCCGCCTATCGCTCCGGTATCCGCCTGACCAATGAGCGCGATGGCGTGACGCATGACTACACCCGCAAGGGCGGTATCGAGCATTCGGAGATCGTCCTGCCGGAAGGCAGCACCGCCGAATGGGCGCGCGATCGGGAGACCCTGTGGAATGCCGCTGAGTTTGCCGAGAAACGCAAGGATGCCCGTGTCGCCCGCGAAATCGAAGTCGCCTTACCGCATGAGCTGACGGGGGAACAGAGACTGGAACTGGTGCGGGAGTTCTCGCAATCTCTTTCCGATCGTTATGGCGTGGCGGTGGACTTCGCTTTGCACACACCCGATCAGGATATGGATATCCGTAATCATCATGCCCACATCCTGTTCACCACCCGTCAGGTGACAGAGGAGGGGCTTGGCGAGAAGACCGACCTTGAACGCGAAAACAAATGGCTGAAGGCGCGCGAACTGCCGACGACCGACGAGCAGCTAAAGGCCTTGCGTGTCGAGTGGGAAGAAACGGCTAATCTTCACTTGGCCCGCGCCGGTCATGACATTCGCATCGATCACCGCTCGCACCAGGACCGGGGCCTGGAGATCGAACCGACCCAGCACGTCGGGGTTCATGCCACCCAGATGGACCGGCAGGGCAAGGAAGTCGAGCGCGAACGGCTGGCCGAGGAGGCAAGGGCGCGCAATGCCGAGCTGATCCGCGAGAACCCGGACCAGGTGCTGACGTTGATCACCGGCGAAAAGAGCGTGTTCGACCGGCGCGATGTGGCTCGCACCCTGCATCGCTACATCAATGACGATCCGTCTGAGTATCAGGCGCTTTACTCGAAGGTCATGGCTTCCGACGAATTGGTGCGTATTGCTGACGGGGCTGACGGCGTGCGTTATTCGACACGGGAAATGGTCGAACTGGAAACCGGCATGGCGCGGGATGTGTCGGCCATGTCCGGACGCTCAAAGCACAGCGTCCGTGATAGCCATGTCGCTCGTGCCATTAACGGCCAGGATGAGGCGATACGGCGCGGCATCGCTGCCGGCTTGCCGGATGACCTGGCCGCCGATCAGCGCGCGCGCCTGCTGCAAGGTGTTGGGATGAGTGACGAGCAACGTGACGCCGTCCGGCATATCACCGGCGACGCACAAGTGTCCGTCGTTGTAGGCTTTGCCGGCGCTGGCAAGAGCACCCTGCTGGCAGCCGCCAAGGACGCCTGGGAGGCAGGCGGGTACACTGTCCACGGGGCGGCGCTGGCGGGCAAGGCCGTCGCCGGTCTGGAGGAGAGCGCCGGCATCGAAGGACGTACCCTGGCGTCATGGGAGATGCGATGGAAAATGGGCACTGCCCAGCTCGGACCGCGCGATGTCATGGTCATTGATGAGGCCGGCATGGTGGGATCTCGTCAGCTCGCCAGGTTTGTCTCGGAGGCCGAACGCACGGGCGCCAAGCTGGTGCTGGTTGGCGACCATGAGCAGCTTCAGGCGATCGGCGCGGGGGCGCCCTTCAGGGCCATTGCCGAAGAGGTTGGTTACGCCTCTGTCGAGGATATACGCCGCCAGCGCCAGGACTGGCAGAAGGAGGCCTCACGCGCCTTCGCCACCGAGCGGACGGAGGAGGGGCTGTCGGCCTATGAGCAGCGTGGCCACGTCCATCTGAAGGCCGACCAGGACGCAGCCCGCGCGGGGTTGGTGCGTGACTATGTCGATGATGTGGAAGCCCGGCCGGATGGCACCAGAGCGGCCATGGCGCATCGTCGCGTTGATGTTCACGCCCTCAATGAAAGCATCCGCGAGGAACTGAAGGGCAGGGGCTATTTGCAAGGCCATGAGCTTGCCTACACGACTGAGAACGGCGAGCGCCAGTTTACGGCCGGCGATCGCATCGTCTTCCTACAGAACAATCGCGACATGGATGTGAAGAACGGCACGCTTGGCACGGCCGCCTCCTAA
- a CDS encoding DUF6118 family protein, with the protein MADNRAPTGSEEEADEATKAFEALRKSIDRRNTATTAELKTIRKGVEALFDQIEALQAKPDFAADLAQLKQLGVVVAKRLEALEASPALKQGINAFERAGTELVKTSAQAFDQKAQRFDYAAASLERITRNINDRHIYRRYVAIAGGAGMVVGALLLLFLPRLLPFDADSHVAAAIMGKSRWDAGAAIMRATDPNSWKAITFNVQLGTDNAEVLARCRQAATKTGQAQRCTVKVIPTQS; encoded by the coding sequence ATGGCAGACAATAGGGCACCGACAGGTAGCGAAGAGGAAGCGGACGAGGCAACCAAGGCGTTTGAGGCGCTGCGCAAGTCCATTGACAGGCGCAACACCGCGACGACGGCTGAGCTAAAGACGATACGTAAAGGCGTCGAGGCCTTGTTCGACCAGATCGAGGCTTTGCAGGCCAAGCCTGACTTCGCGGCGGACCTGGCGCAATTGAAGCAGTTGGGTGTCGTCGTCGCCAAGCGGCTGGAGGCACTGGAAGCCTCGCCAGCTTTGAAGCAGGGGATCAATGCCTTCGAGCGCGCAGGCACCGAGCTTGTGAAAACATCGGCCCAGGCGTTCGACCAGAAGGCACAGCGTTTCGACTATGCGGCGGCCTCGCTCGAACGCATTACGAGGAATATCAACGACCGGCACATTTACCGACGGTATGTGGCGATCGCCGGTGGCGCCGGAATGGTCGTCGGAGCACTGCTATTGCTGTTCCTACCCCGACTTTTGCCATTCGACGCTGACAGCCATGTCGCGGCCGCCATAATGGGCAAATCTCGCTGGGATGCCGGTGCCGCTATAATGCGCGCCACCGATCCGAACAGTTGGAAAGCAATTACGTTTAATGTGCAACTAGGTACGGACAATGCCGAAGTTTTGGCCCGATGCCGGCAGGCTGCAACAAAGACCGGTCAGGCTCAGAGGTGCACCGTGAAGGTTATCCCAACTCAAAGCTGA